The genomic stretch GGCTGAGGTGATCCGGCACGGATTTCTGCTTACCGTTAATCCTGATTTCCACGCGTTAGTCTCTGGCCTCAACCCAGCGGGCCGTAAACCGGTCAACCACGCCCCGGTCAAAGGCGTTGAGGGCAATGCCTGCCTCGAGTTCGGCGCTTTCCCGCGCAGAGTTCTCAGCCTGCCGCACCCACACCACTTTACCCAAGGCATAGGTCGGGGCAGGCTCCTGAGGAAGCTCCAGTTGCACTTCCAAAGGACAGCCCACCTCAAGGTCATCAACCACGGGAATACGAATCCCACCGCCGCTAATGTCTTTAGTCACCGAGGACTCCATACGCACGTCATCCAGTCTTCTGTAAGTCACCCGGACCCCGGTCGGAAGTCTCAGATAACTTCTCTTCTCTCTAATCATGGGTTGCCTCCTGCTTCCCAAACGGGACCCGGCAAGGAACGGACCAGGCCCCTGATCTCCAAGTCCAACATTGTTTCAGCCAGCCGCCCCGTTGAAATCCCGCATACCTCACTCAAGGTATCGGGCCCCATCGGGCCGGAGGAAAGCGCTTTCATAATCCGCATTGCCTGCGGCTTCAAAAGCGGCGTATCCTCTTTTTTCTTCATCCCGCCCCGGGCTTCAGCAGCCACATGCTGCACTGCTTCCCGCCACTCCAAAACTCTTAAAATATCTTCCACGGATTCGACCAAGGCCGCACCGTCGCGAAGCAAATGGTGCGGGCCCGAAGAAAGCGCCGAATCCGCTGCACCGGGCACGGCAAAAACCTCCCGGTTTTGCTCCAAGGCCAGGCGCGCAGTAATCAAAGCCCCGCTGCGTTTCATGGCCTCGACGACCACGACTCCACGGCACAAACCGCTGATAATCCGGTTGCGCCTCGGAAAATGGCTTG from Candidatus Omnitrophota bacterium encodes the following:
- a CDS encoding PilZ domain-containing protein, whose translation is MIREKRSYLRLPTGVRVTYRRLDDVRMESSVTKDISGGGIRIPVVDDLEVGCPLEVQLELPQEPAPTYALGKVVWVRQAENSARESAELEAGIALNAFDRGVVDRFTARWVEARD